The Candidatus Obscuribacterales bacterium genome contains a region encoding:
- a CDS encoding rod shape-determining protein MreC produces EALLTGSITGEVGLEFIPQDAAIEPGDLVLTSGLGGNYPDNLLIGQVTGVRKRPFELYQTATVQPVVDFSKLNIVLVVTNFRPVDVSPLQPDQVSP; encoded by the coding sequence GGAGGCTTTGTTGACTGGATCCATCACCGGCGAGGTCGGCCTCGAGTTTATCCCCCAAGACGCCGCCATCGAGCCTGGCGACCTAGTCTTGACATCCGGCTTGGGCGGAAACTACCCCGACAATCTCCTCATCGGCCAGGTCACCGGGGTGCGTAAGCGACCTTTTGAGCTCTACCAGACGGCCACTGTCCAGCCGGTCGTGGACTTTTCCAAGCTTAATATCGTCTTGGTGGTTACCAATTTCCGCCCGGTGGATGTCTCACCCTTGCAACCTGACCAGGTATCTCCCTAG